In one window of Henckelia pumila isolate YLH828 chromosome 1, ASM3356847v2, whole genome shotgun sequence DNA:
- the LOC140861248 gene encoding uncharacterized protein yields the protein MRESKYLNKIELHDLFADLKAYEFELGIRTEEEPSASNPTKALTTTILSQLIEDTTRKTAEQMSGEAMSLFIKRFGKFMCNNKKFKPYYKQDHIEDGPACFNYGKQGHFIADCTKPENEERKLHYEKKKGKEGRRTYRKKEQKVLVADEGKIKWAEIDSNSTDTDSSSEESEEEQVQCLMANSIHEEDDIEVLDFNSSDFTQEELIQALNEMVAEYKKLSISFEEAKTEKSCLIDKSRESSCLQQKELDGLKTKLNLLATENDNMKRVFQTTFFENQKLLKTINAWNKASVSLDKIHENQKQAGDKTGLGYGSNECNGSKENTQLYSSGNNTNVMRFVRSSTIYEHAEPDIDVKQPTRYEKGKHEGLGYVKPKIPRKEETWNKPRLNEKKMGKQTKFKQSRFEPSQLKYRNHRVLSVKSVEKNSATERSTWYLDSGFSRHITGNKDLLSEIIQYKGPKIISGNNAKGKTVGKGKITHAFDAKADEVIFVGFSSVSRAYRVFNKRSLTIEESIHVIFDETTLCAGMSQTNIQDLASRLKSTVLQDESDSDDPPDTRDEQAEEIIQPNEGGVDHINVE from the exons ATGAGGGAATCAAAATATCTGAACAAGATAGAGCTTCATGATctatttgcagatctcaaagcatatgagtttgaacttggaatcCGAACAGAGGAAGAACCATCAGCTTCAAACCCCACCAAGGCACTAACGACAACTATCCTATCTCAATTGATCGAGGATACAACAAGGAAGACAGCTGAACAAATGAGTGGAGAAGCTATGTCTCTCTTTATCAAAAGGTTTGGGAAATTTATGTGTAATAATAAAAAGTTTAAACCTTACTACAAACAAGACCATATAGAGGATGGTCCTGCATGCTTTAACTATGGCAAGCAAGGCCATTTTATTGCAGATTGTACTAAACCTGAGAATGAAGAAAGAAAGCTGCACTATGAGAAGAAGAAAGGCaaagaaggaagaagaacaTATCGAAAGAAGGAGCAAAAGGTACTAGTTGCAGACGAAGGGAAAATCAAATGGGCTGAAATAGACTCTAACTCAACCGATACAGATAGCTCATCCGAGGAAAGCGAGGAAGAGCAAGTTCAATGTCTCATGGCTAACTCCATACATGAAGAAGACGACATTGAGGTACTTGACTTCAACTCATCTGACTTTACACAAGAGGAACTCATTCAGGCACTGAATGAGATGGTCGCTGAGTATAAGAAGCTTTCTATATCATTCGAGGAAGCAAAAACAGAAAAATCATGTCTCATTGATAAATCAAGGGAATCTAGCTGTTTACAACAAAAAGAACTTGATGGTCTAAAGACTAAGCTAAATCTGTTAGCTACTGAGAATGATAATATGAAACGAGTATTCCAAACTactttttttgaaaatcaaaagttgcttAAAACAATAAATGCTTGGAATAAGGCTTCTGTCTCTTTGGATAAGATACATGAGAACCAGAAACAAGCaggtgataaaaccggtcttggATATGGATCAAATGAATGTAATGGCTCAAAAGAAAATACTCAATTGTACTCTAGTGGGAACAATACCAATGTGATGAGATTTGTTCGATCtagtacgatatatgaacacgctGAACCAGATATAGATGTCAAACAACCAACTCGCTATGAAAAAGGTAAGCATGAAGGACTAGGATATGTGAAACCTAAGATTCCAAGGAAAGAAGAGACATGGAATAAACCAAGattgaatgaaaaaaaaatggggAAACAAACTAAGTTCAAACAatcaaggtttgaaccaagtcaaCTCAAGTACAGGAATCATCGG GTACTATCAGTAAAATCAGTTGAGAAGAATAGTGCAACAGAAAGGTCAACGTGGTATCTTGATAGCGGATTCTCTAGACACATAACTGGAAATAAAGATTTACTATCCGAAATCATACAATACAAAGGGCCTAAGATTATTTCTGGCAATAACGCGAAGggtaagaccgtgggtaagggtaagattactcaTG CTTTTGATGCAAAAGCAGATGAAGTCATATTTGTTGGATTTTCCTCAGTCAGCCGAGCTTACAGAGTGTTCAACAAAAGATCACTGACTATAGAGGAatccattcatgttatttttgatgaaactaCTCTATGTGCAGGAATGTCTCAAACTAACATTCAAGATTTAGCCAGCAGGCTTAAATCAACCGTTCTACAGGATGAAAGTGATAGTGATGACCCTCCTGACACAAGAGATGAGCAAGCAGAAGAGATTATTCAACCCAATGAAGGAGGAGTAGATCACATCAATGTCGAATAG